aaaatttctttggaTCATTTTCCTCGCGCCACTGAAAAATATACAATAGTAAATAGTCTGGTTGATCTGCCATACTCACCGGAATATCTGTAGCCTTAGCTCAGTTTTGATCATCAATTCGTATATCGCTTAACCTTATGCTTGTTTGATCTACTGCAAAATGCCTCAGTGTGCATTCTAGTAAAGAGACAAGAAGGCTCTAGCACTGATTGGTAGCTAAAAAGAGAGTTTAGACCATAAGAACGATACCCAAAATTCTCCAAAGTAAAcgtaaatgttttctttcgttacTACTTTCGCTTTTGCTTTTTCCGATACTCCTACTAACAGTTCTATGCTCGAACAAATACTATTCttctttacatttttaaacttttttttgttctccatattttatttttcttaaccATTACGGTGTTATGACGGTTCAATCTTGCATTGTCTAAAGAgaatacatttaaaataatggATAAAGTAGTGCACGCTTGCGACAAAAGTTTCGTCGCTTCTATTTAGATTACGGTCCTCGCCTCTATTTAGCATCTATTTAGGATGCAGTTCCACACACAGTTGTGTTGTGAATCCGTTTGCCTTGTCACCGCCTTTTCTAGAATCCAACCATCATCTTGAACGGTGCACAAGTACTAGCAATTACCCTTAACAAAGATATTTAACTTGAAACGGGGAGATTGTTTGCAAGGGCAAAAAGTAGATTATGCGCAACAACATTTGCTGGTATGCACCCGCGCCGCTCTCTACGCAAACgtgatttaaattatgttaagTGAATCTTTacgtgtttgcgtgtgtgtgtatatatatatttagttttaatttaatattcgCCATCTCGGATCCTGCCCAATGTAACAGCTCTCTTCTTCTAtttcaaaaaagggaaatgctAAACATTTATTATTAGAGTTTATCTACTTTCACAAGTCGATCTCATACACAATTCACTCCAGatatcaagaaaaaaatagcgaTTTGCTTGTGCTATAGATCCTGAAGATAATAGGacaaaaatatttaactacttcttggtagaaatttCTTCAGCTCCCTTTAATGAggattaaaacaaatgtaccTCCTGAGACTGACATTTAACTTTACGCCTGTACCGAACCAGCAACCACCATTCCTATCATTCCGGGATTACATTAACCCAAGCTTGGAGATGCAACAACACTGATAATGGTTCTTATCACAGCATGTATGTGACGCGAACGATAACAAGCGAGAAGTGTAAAAGTTCACGGTGCACTAATGTATACATCAGCTCCGCAATTGAGTCACTTATTGGGAGCTCAGCTCTTGTTCTTGATCAATATATATGTGCGTTACACACCTTACATGCAggaaaatgtaaatgtttaaACTACGCTCCACAACAGGCATATGTGCTTCCGTCGTCTAATTTCCCCGTGGTGCTTTGCCTATGGTATATGGTAGGTTAGAATAAAACACTTCACTTAAACGAGATCAAATTATGCGCTTGTGTTAAAGTGACGCGAGATATCTACCGTGCaacactgtttttatttttcacccgtTTTGCATACACCTCCATGTGTGTTATCGTCCGTGCGCGGTTCATACGTCCGCTGGCTGGTTGATTTTATGTCCCCCCGTGGTCTAAAAGCTACTTATCACATTTCGTGTAGTTTGTACTTCAGCTTGTAATGATGATCACGAAGacgtttgttatttttgatCTTTTCTCTATCTTTGTTTGTGATTAGATAGATAAGATATAGGACAATAACACACGGTGCACGGTGTGCTGCTTTGTGGACGTGCGCGTTTTCGGTGCAGGGGTAACATTGTGTCCCAGAGATGTTTCCTCACTTATCATTGAGAAATATTAATCATTTGCGTACGAGAATTGAATGCTGCTGTTCAAACTTTCCAAAACTTCCAACTTGCAATGGAACAGAacaataaagagaaaaaaagatcaacgAAGGAGCTGTTAAAGAAAGTAGAAGCTGGCCGAGGGCGAACTGATAAAACTTAGGTTGCTAATATCACAAAATTGGTACAGTCAGTGAAATAGTTCTCACGTGCGGTCCCACCATCGGACAACAGGACCGTCGATGGTGGCCGGGAATGCACTACGCCTACGCTCAGAAGGATGAAACACCCCAACAAGTCGGTGGTGTTCTAAAGCTGGTAAACATATTTCCTTCATTAAAACTCCGGCAATCTCTAGACCACTTCTTACTCACCCTGCACACACCCACCACGGGCATGCGGATGGAATGCATGATGCGATGGTGGGATGTGCCGGTGAGCAAATGCCGGACATTTCGTTATGTTAAATTTTCCCGCCCCGTCGTTATATCGCCGGGAACCGCCCTATCCCTCTCAGTGTACCTGGTCACTGTCAACTGCTTGCGGACGAGGCATGTAAGATGGTACGTATGGTACAGATTTTCCTTCCCCTTTGTGCTCAGTTTACCAGTGCTTCCAGGGTTGAGTGTGGAAAATCCGAGCGCATCGTTCGCAAACAGGAAACAGGGGCAATTTCACCAACTGGGAGACTACAGTCCCATGATTGTCACGCGTGACACACAATGGCTGGAGTTCTCGCGGAAGAGCTTTATACTAACGTTACCTATCGGCTCTACCAGTGAACCGGAAGAGTTACACTGCTTTGATGGAGGATTACTCCGTATGCTTATATTAAATAACTCTACTAATTTGCTGCCGTGCCACGGCTGTGTTGATACCTTGCTATATGGAAGGTGTTTCTTATTTGCCGCTCCTAATCTGCCTGTGCTTGGTTTGGCAAAAGCTTAACATTCTCACACCATGTAAATCGACGGTCAACTTCCATAGCCACAACGGTGCTTTTTCAccgttccatttccatcggTCTCTTTTCCTTTCGACGTTCACATAAACTGGCCCGGGTTATGATAGCCACAAACACATTACATCGCTATTACCAGCGCCTATATACCCCTATACTAATCTATTTATAAGCTCTTCCAGCTGCTCCAGTTGGCTACACGTTGCCAGCATCGCGCACTCACCGTTACGCGAGTTCTCACGCCGCAGCTCTCACCTGCCCTCACGTAACGGTGCCGTGTCTTgttcttggttggtttgtttcatTCCTGCATTAAACTGtgttattattactttttgcCAAATACGTTTTACTTAGCATGATGCGTTCAGCAATAGCACTGTGCTCTGCTActtatctttctctctctctgtgcaCTGCTGTTGCAACTTTGCATATTTCGGTGTATTTCACCAGCGTTACATTGTATATATCGAGAAGAAATATTGTTCATACAGTCGTGGTTTTCAATCTTgcacagacaaacaaaatgttaacCTAAGATCCATTCGTagtatgtttgaaaaaaaaaaaaagaaacacgcacACTAATACAAAAACGGTCCAACTATGCAGTTAATTCGCTTTGAACATATAGTATAGTTTGTTGAAAAGGGAGAGAAAAGTTCAAATCAGGAATATTGAATGTAATCAAGTAATGTAATCTACGATCATAAAGCTTGTGCTCTACGCCTTTTTTGAGCGATGCTAAGTTGTAAGAGCTCATCGTTCTTGTTCTGCACAAAACATGACATGCACATGGACAAGAAAATCTcactttaaattgaaaaaaaaaaacaaaacattcttctAAGTCcgttttggtggaaaatcgaaaataaaaaaagcacaaaatgtCAGACGAGTGTCgcgaaaacatgaaaaactaTCAAATAATGTAGaaattgttataaataaagacctacgaacgaaacgaaaaatttCGTAGATGCACTGCAAATTATTCGTCATCCAGTTGATGTTCCAATCAATTGTCCGTGCTCTTTAAGAATTATATGCTTTAGTAACATTCTTCGTCCTCCATAGCAAAATCGCTCGAAAATCCAGAATCCACATAAACCGAACTGAAAAGAAGAGAAGAAGACAGAGAGAggtataaattaaaaactgcggattgaagaaaaaattttCACTGGGAAATAAACTGATGCGGAAATAGTAATCGGGTGGAAATGTCACTTGTGCGGTTAAAACGCAAGGCTTGCTATTTAGCTTAGTCTCTAATGCCTTTGTATATACACGCCTCTATAGTAGTGCATTTATTTATAGCGACACATAATAGAACGCACAGAAAATCGATCGCAAAAGACTAATTTCTGCTTACATTGGCAATCCCGCGTGTCCCACACTGGggactgtgtgtttgtggactTATTTATTAGgcacgttttgtttgttgaattcTGGCCGTCAACGCCGAACGCGTGTAAACAAACGTGAGAAAGTTTAACTTATGCAAAGGAGACCTGTTACAAACTTAGCGTATTTTATTAGAACTCATTACATATAAATGAACCAACGTTAAGCATGTTTTGGTGCGGCAATTCTGCCTGTTAAACTACCGGTCGAAAAGCGGTCTTGTACTAGAAAGAGGAGAATGAACTCTTCGCTAGGCTTGGTTAACCTTCTCGGACAAAACGTAGCTTCTTGTTTCGCTGATAGTTTTCAATGTGGCAAGATTGCTTTGATGTTGGTTGCTCGGTAACCACGACGCTCTAGAGAAACGAGCAAAATTGCGGGGTTCGCTAGactatgtttaatgtttttattgtttattacatGAACTAAAGCTCAGTTTTCAATTAATGATGTCAATCATCAACGCTTGCTACAGTTCCCATAATCCAATACTACGTAGAAGAAGCCACCTAGACCTTCTAATAATGGCTGCACCAAGAGACCACGGGGTGGAAGAGTTTTGTTAAATCAATGCTGTCTATAAATAACAAACGCTTTGCAAACCTACCTCCGAAGCAAACGGGCGCGCGCGTACAACATTTAAGGCGAGAAAATTGTTGCTTTTCAAGGGTcaaaagacaaaaacacacaaattgcATTGCGCTTGTCAGACTGAGCACAGAGCTACTATTACACGCTCCTCGCTTAGGCGTCATCCAATAACAAGCTCGGGCGGTATTAGTTTTGCGCAAATCATCTTCTTTTCGCGCGTAACGACACCACCACGACACTATTGCCACCGCAACCCTCGGGTCGTTGGCTTAAACATAAACCGTTCGATACATACCTTTCTTCCTGATGAAATATGTATCTGTGCGAAAGAGTGTGTGGCAGAcaccattttctttgttttgttttgcaaccacAATTTTATGCCGGCTACCATTTATATCCGACGCGAGGGACGCGTTATGGCCCACGCTGTGAGCGAAACTGCGTGCAACGCGTTGCTATTTTAGGATTAAATATGCATTCGATGGCAAACCATGTGTCTAGCATAGTTTCACTTCGTGCGGTTTTAGCTaataaaattgtgaaaagGCAATAATATACCGTGAACTACATTGACTAAAAATTCGACTAATTAAGGGAAATATCACCGTCGAAAATTTCACTCGtgcttttctattttcatGTAATCGTATCACATGAAACAAACTGTTCAAAAGACCACAACAAAGTCAAAATGTGACTGGATACGAATTTTTGCGGTATTTCCACCGGGCATCACTAGACCATGTCcatccgcaaaaaaaaaaacaacaaaacctttcAACCGTACCAAATGAACCCGCCTTTAGCGCGAGTTTGCaacgttgaaaacaaaatagacAAGGAAgctatttaacaaaaatatcaacaaaaccGCCTGAAAAAAGGCGCGCATGACGAGAGAAAACTTACTTGATCGCACGGCAAGTGAAGAAAACGATGCGCTTCAGCTTCTTGTTGTAGAAAAAGTAGTTGAACGACCAGAGGCAGCCCGGTTCACCGAACGGGTCCGAGTTCAGGTCGGGATTGTAGCTGTAGATGTCGCAGTCCTTCAGCGAAATCTCGTCCTCGATCGTCGTCCAGAGGGCGTGACGGATCTTGCTGTACTGTTCGCCAGCCACCGGCCCCAGATTGCCCTCGATCGAGTTCAACACCCATTGCAGCGATGGTTCCTTGCTGAATTCATGACTCTGAAAGTGTGCGAAGAAAACAGATTGTTTAGCATGATGCATGTACTCGGCGATCAATGATGGGGTTTGAGCGAGATCGAACGAAAAGATCGCTCGTAGACAAGAGAGTACATGGAggaggtggaaaatttattcaaagttGAGATGCTGTGCAACATTTTCCATGGGAAAACAATTGCACCCACAAACACAAGGTTTCAAACACTCAATGTACTCCGTACAAATGTATGTGGATGGAAGGAATTAATAGATCTTCGCCTCATTGTTACTCTGTAATTTG
This Anopheles marshallii chromosome 3, idAnoMarsDA_429_01, whole genome shotgun sequence DNA region includes the following protein-coding sequences:
- the LOC128711959 gene encoding repressor of RNA polymerase III transcription MAF1 homolog; translated protein: MKLLESTRFEAVNNKLHIQTGDSTIYGRIESYSCKMAGNDKALYKRFTSEQSPTDLQALSPPQTLQDMSPQILRSSLSGDEGVTLCDTISRKTLFYLIATLNAAFEPDYDFSEARSHEFSKEPSLQWVLNSIEGNLGPVAGEQYSKIRHALWTTIEDEISLKDCDIYSYNPDLNSDPFGEPGCLWSFNYFFYNKKLKRIVFFTCRAINSVYVDSGFSSDFAMEDEECY